ACATCGTAGAGCTTTCCAAGGAGTTCGTCCGCCAGTACTACCGCGAGACCGGATATCACAAGGCCCTTTATGATGCAAGGGAGAAGGGACTTCCCGAGCCCGACATACCTGCGCTTCCGCAGGAGATCGTCGACCGCGTGAGCAAGCTCTACGTCGACATGTACGAGCGCATCACCGGCGAGAAATTCTGATAAAACCTCATCCCGGCCTTATGGCCGGGGTTTTGGTCGGGACCGGACCCATCCGGTCCCCCCTATTGTCTTCCGTGTTTCAAAAGACCCGGTCACATGATGGTGACCAAGGTCCTGCTCTGCCCGATCGGGCATTCCGCCTTCTCGCCGACGGTCTCTATGGAGACCTTGGTGCCGGCATCGACCCCTGTAGGGTTGCATTCGTAGAAATGAGGGCATCCGACCTGTCCGCATTCCGAGGGCTGGAAGGAGATCCTGGATCCCTCCATGGCGATCTTCTTCTCGACCACGGCCTTTCTGGAGACCTTCTCGACCTCGACGACGTGGACGAGCCCCTCGATCATATCGCAGTCATGGGTGGGTTTCCTGAGCTTTTTGATCCTGTATTCGGATCCTTTCTCGAGGTTCAGGCATATGTCCTTCACTTTGCAGCCTTTGCATTCGAGCTGCGGTCCGAGATAGATGAACCTGTTTTCTTCTTTGGCCAGATCTTCGCTGACTAGAGTTAGCTGTATCATTTTTTCATCTCAGATGACGCCCGTAGTACGGGCGAGGTTTAGTGCCGCGTTGCGCGTAAGTCCGTTCTCTCCGAGAATGGTGAACCTGTCCTTCCTCACTTTGTTGGCCGCCACGAGGGCATCGACCACATCGTCGGAGGACAGTCCGAGTTCGGCGGCCGTTGTGGGGGCCCCGATATTCTTCAGAGCATCGCGTATCTGTTTCCAGTCGCCTCCGTGGAGGCACATCATCATTATGCATCCGACCCCGCATTGCTCCCCGTGGAGGGCCTTTCCCGGGTGCAGCAGGTCGAGTGCGTGGGAGAACATGTGCTCGGAACCGCTGGTAGGTCTGGAACTTCCGGCTATGCACATGGAAACCCCTGATGCTATCACGGGTTTGAGGACGAGCCATATGCTCTCCTCCAGTCCGGGTTTTATGAGTGTGGAGTTGTTTATGAGGCTCTCCGCGGCATAGTGTGCCATCGTGTATGCGGATGTGCTGAATTCCTCGTCCTTTATCTTCCTGGCGAAATCCCAGTCCTTGAGGGCGGTCATGTTGGATATGACGTCCGCGCATCCGGATGCGAGGAATCTGTACGGTGCCTTCACAAGGACGCCCGTATCGGCTATGACGGCCATGGGGGGACATGCCTGGATGGTGAGGGGTGCCCCTTCCTCGTTCTTCATGGATGCCCTGTCCGAGCAGATGCCGTCGTGGGCTATGGACGTGGGGATGCTGACGAAAGGTATGCCGAGGTCGTTCGAGACGAGTTTGGCGGTGTCGATCTTGCTGCCGCCGCCGATGGCGAGGATGAACGTTGAACGCATCTCCTTCGCCGCGGCCTTCGCCTTCTCCACATTGTCATGGTCGCATCCGTCCGTGAATACGGGGGCCACGTTGAAATGCTCGGAAACAAGGTCTTCCACCTGTTTCCCGGCAGCTTCGTAGGTGTTCCTGCCGGTGATGATTATGCCGTCCTCACCGAAAAGGAGGGAGCGGCAGATGTCGGCCGTCTGTTCCAGGACATTGTGACCGAATACTGTCGTCCTTGGAAAGTTCATGGTCCTGGCCTTCGTGAATTCCCCCGCCATGGTATCACCACGTCTCCATATCATCTGAAACTATAAAAGCCGTCCATCCGATAGAGTGCCATGAAGGCCCTGATCCTATGCGGGAGCGGTAACAGGGAAGGTTTCACCAATGCGATGTGCCAGGGTGCGGAGAGGGCCCTGTCCTCCGATGGATGGGACGTCGACGTCCTGCGTCCGTATGACATGGATGTCCGTCACTGCAACGGCTGTCTGGGATGCAGGAAGGACGGCCGTTGCGTCATAGACGACGATATGGGGGAGGTATACTCCCTGTTCGAGGGTGCGGACCTGCTGATCCTGGCGACGCCCATCCAGTTCAGCGGTCCGTCGTCGGTCCTTAAGACGGTCGTCGACCGTTTCAACCCTTATTGGTACCGCAAAGGTGCGCACCCGTCCCGCTGCGCCGCCATGATGTGCGGAGGAAGCGAAAGTCCCAGATTCTCCAACACGGTGTCGATATTGAAGGCATTCTCCGCAACGGTCGGGATGGAATGGGCGGGGGAGCTATGTCTCGGAGGAACGGATTCCGGGGATACGGCCTATTACGAGAGGAAGGCCGGGGAGTTCACCGCAGGGATCTCCTCGATACGAACGGGAACACGTCGACCGCCCTGTCCTCCGTATCAGGGTACCGGGAACAGGGACAGTACGGGATGGTCCTGCAATGGTCGGACATGATGTGCCAGACGTCCTCGCCTATCGATCCGTCCAGGTCGGCCACCATGACGGTCCCGAATCCCATGGCACATAGTTTTCCTATCCTTTCCGTCGGATCGCGGTATCTGCCGAGGGCTTTTCCCTCGCGGCATACGATAAAAGGTATGCAGTCGCCGGATATGTCTATGGCCGTCTCCAGAACCGAATCGTCCATGACGGTATGGATGGGGATCACCAGTTTCTCCAGGCCCGGGAGGAAGGCGTCCAATATGTCCGACTCGTCGTATACGGATTCGATGAGCCAGACGTCGTTTCCAGGGACCTTGCATCTTTCCACGAACTGCGGTACGAAACGTCCGGAGGAAAGGCTCCCGGCATCGGCCAGCACGACGGTCCCTCTGGATTTTCTCGGTTTGAGGGAGTCTATGGACGACAGTGGCACGGTCTCCGTCAAGGAGAAGTTCCGTCCGTCGTAAGATACGGGGCCTGCGCATACTGTCCCGTTATTCACCATTCCATAGATGATCGGTATGTCCATGTTCTCCATCCCTCTGCGAGACTCATATCATGCGGGACGTACATTTATCCCTTCTTGAAAAGAGGGATGTCCTTGGGGATGTATGTTATCCTCTGGTTCGATGCATGTTTCACATACGGGAAGAGCCATTCGGCCTGATACCTCTCGGGTGCGGCGTAGTACTTTTTGTCCTTCTTTATGAACTGCAGGACGGGGGAACTGCCGCTGTTGTCGAAGACGGATGCTTCGTCGGCGATATCCATGAACTTGTCCAGGAGTTTCAGGGAGTTGTAGTATCCATTGTATTCCTCTTCCCAATTGCACCCTATGAAGCTGTTTCCCGACCTGAGCTTCCTGCCGAATCCGATCTCCGGTCCGCATATCGCCATGTATACGAACGATATGCGGTAATCGTTCTTCGCAGTCTGTTGTGCCAGACGCAGGGTGCTGTCGTCCGTGCAGGGGCATTCTATCCCGAATGTGATGCCGATCTTGACGAGACTCTGGCTGAGGGACATGCATTGTTCCCTTGCGAATTTCAGACTGTTCTCCTTGTCGGTAAGGCATCTCTCATAGTTGTTGCACGATATCATCCTCATGTCGCAGGCGCGGTCCAGACCCGTGCTCACGACGGCGGATGATTTCCCGGCGCCTCCAGGACCGGTCACGATGTAGAGGGTCGGACCGTCCTCCTCCCCGCAGGGGCCGTCGTCCGTATACCCTCTGGACGTCTGGGCGGGTGCAGGGTCGTATCTGGAGTTGTATTCGTTGGGGAAGCACCTTCCAATCGATTCCACCTTCTCGATGAAATCTTTTGAAACGACAGAATATAGCATGTCCACTAATCCCCCTAATTTTCCCGTAATCGTTTACGGGGTTCTTAATAGTTAGTCCTTTATATTCATTTAAAAACGCGGCAGAGGGCGACCGCGAGTTCTGTATCGTTCGAAGTAAAGTTTTCGACCCGGGTATTCCCGGGTCATTGTTTGGGTCAGTCTGTTTTCGTGCCTTCATTCATGGCGGCAGGTATCTCCACGGCGTTGACGGCCAGACATATGATCGCTCCGAGGATCGCCATCCATACTCCTGCACCTGCATGTACGCCGCTCCCTTTGACCATGATCCAATTCTGGAACAGCAGGCATAGGGCGATCACCGCGACGGCCATCAACGAGAAGATCACAAGCATGAACAGTCTGTCTCTTCCGGCAGGGCTAGGCATGATGACCGATGCGGTCTTCAACAAGAGCAGGGCCGCTTCGATGATGGACACTATCCAAGGAATGGATTTCTCCCAGTCGTTCGTCGTTTTGAGGCTGCTTATGTCGAAACCGGTCTTGCTGACGGTTCCGAATGTGCCCCATGTCTGAAGATGGCGACTGCGATGAGCACTATCCCTGCTATGGTGAGCAGGTTCGTCATTCTAGAATCCGATCTTATCACTAACATTTCTCCCATCCGATTAAGGACGAGTTGATATGTCAACTACAAACAATATAACATTGCCGATTGATATGACGAATCATTGTAACAAACGAAAAACGGTGTAAAAGCATGTTCGGGTCCGGTTTTTTACTTCCGGACCCAGTGTAAATCAGTTTATCAGTTCTTGTTGGCGAGCTTCTTGAACGCCTCGAAGGCCTGTCCGATGCTGAGGATCAGGGAGATGGCGGCACCGATGATGGCGACGTAGCATCCCATTCCGACCTTTACCTCCGCGACGGTGATGCCGGCGGTGGCGAGGGTTCCGAAGATATCCCAGGTGATGAACAGGATACCGAGGACGAGGATGACGAGCGAGAGGACGAACACGATGATGGAAACGTACTTCGCAAGCATCTCGGGTTTCATGTAGTCGACGATCTCAACGACGATCATTATGACCGCCAGTATGAGGGAGATAAGGGGTATGTTGGCCTGCCAGCCGTCGGTGTAGTCTCCAAGGTTCATTCCGCCGTAATTGGTGGTCCCTGTCAGCACTCCCTCGTAGGTTATCCATGTGAGGAATGCCGCAACAATAACGATGACGGAACCGATGAAGGTCAGGAGCCCCATCATCTTTGCATCTAGTTTGAAATTTGCCATTTATAGCATCTCCATCCCGATTAGGGGTATTCCTTCACTACGTTATGTTTAGTATATATACTACACTGTATGCCCGTTTTTCGACATTTTTGTAAGCCAGACAATGAGAACCTGTGTCCCAGTACGGCATATCTGCTTTTTCGGATAATAGTATTAAAAGAGAGTAGTACGATTCATATCCTGGTAACAACCATGGCAGGAAAGATCGAGTTCTACAAATGCGCCAAGTGCGGAGAGATCATCGAGAAGGACTATGCGGCAGGATGCGACTGCACTCCCGTCTGCTGCGGAGAGCCTATGGTAAAGCTCGAGGCGCAGACCGCCGATCCCGACGAGAACAAGCACGTCCCTTACATCGAGAAGGTCGACGGCGGGGTCCTCGTGAAGGTAGGGAAGTCCGCGGCACACCCCATGGAGCCCGACCACTACATCGTCTTCATCGAGATCTGCGCCGACGGGATCCTCATGAGGAAGTACCTCAAGCCCGGAGACAAGCCCGAGGCGTTCTTCAAGACCGATGCCAAGAAGGTCATCGCCTGGGAACTGTGCAACAAGCACGGCATCTGGACCTACCAGTAAACATATTTCCGGGCAGGGATGCCCGGAACATACCATTATCCAATCCTATTATCGCGGTCCTGCGAGCATTATTTATCTGGTGTCTCTTATTTTCGTTAGGTTGCGGGATGACATCCCGAGGTGTTCGAAATGGCGGAGAAATATGAGCCGAAGGCTACAGCCCGGCATAAACAGATGGCCAAATCCAAGGAGCAGGAGGTCGAGGCCAAGAAGAACAGGTACGAGCACGAGAAGGTCGCGCTCAGGAAGTACAGGGACGAACGCAAGCAGGCCCTGAAAGCCGTCCCCAAGGAAGACCGTCCCGCCGAGAAGGAGAAGACCCAGGCGGAGGTCGAGAAGAGGAAGGCCCTCATCGCCAGGTACCGTGACGAGTACAAGTCCTCCAGTAAAGCCCTCAAGGAGGAGAAGAAGGCCAAGAAGAAGGCCGAGCACGAGAGCAGGGTACAGATCGAGTTCATAGACGAGAAGGACAGTCCCGAACCCGAACCCGAGGTCTCCCCCGACGGGACCCCGGTCAAGGAGAAGAGGATCACCGTGGAATTCAGATCCGATGTGCCAGACAAGGATCGGGACACCGACGGCAAATGACCGTACAGGCGGGGCATAAGCCCCGCCCACGGCATGTGCCAGATATTTTATTTCCAATGCCGGTCGCTACATTCCGGCCGTATGCGTATTTTATGTTTCCTCGCGTGCGTGCCCGCGCGTTCCCGTGCAATAATATTTATAACATAAACCGATGGCATTCTTACCGTTCAAGGAGATTCGAAAATGATCTTCACCGATTCCGCAGACCTTCTTCTTCTCGAGTAAGATCAGCGGAGCGGAGAACGGTTTGGTGGTTTTAACATGACTCAACAAACCAGTGAAAGCGCTCAAAAGTTGGAAGAGATGTTCGCGATAAGTCCGTACAACCAGCTTGCGCTCTCTGGTGTGGGACCCATCAAAGATGTCAAGATCTTCGATACCACGCTGAGGGACGGCGAGCAGGCCCCGGGAATCGCACTGAGCCCGGATGACAAAGTACGCATCGCACAGGCCCTCGACAGCCTCGGTACCGACATAATAGAGGCAGGGTTCGCCGCTTCCAGCGACATCGAGAAGGAGACCCTGAGACAGATAAAGGACCTGAACCTGAACGCGACCGTATGTTCTCTGGCCCGTTCCGTCCACAAGGATATAGACGCGGTCATAGACTCCGGCCTGGATTACATCCACACGTTCATCGCCACATCCGACCTGCATATGCAGTACAAGCTGAAGATGACCCCCGAGCAGGTCAAGGAGAGGGCCGTCGATGCGGTGGAGTATGCCAGGGAGCACGGCCTGGAGGTCATGTTCTCCTGCGAGGATGCGACCAGGTCCAGGATGGACTTCATGAAGGAGATCCTGCTGGCCGTCCAGGAGGCCGGGGCCTCCTCCGTCAACATCCCGGACACCGTCGGTGTGATCATCCCCAAGGCATACGGGAACATGATCGCGGAGCTGCATAAGACCCTGAAGATCCCGATCTCCGTCCATTGCCACAACGATATGGGACTGGCCCTGGCCAATTCCCTGGCCGCGGTGGAGAACGGGGCCACGATCGTCCAGGGATGCGTCAACGGTTTCGGCGAGAGGACCGGCAACGTCGCCCTGGAGGAGGTCGCCGTCAACCTGTTCGCCAATTACGGCGTGAAGACATACGACCTGAGCAAGATCTCGGAGACCTCCGCACTGATCGAGAGGATAACCGGGTTCTCCATGGCCGCCAACAAGCCCATCGTAGGGAGGAACGCCTTCGCCCACGAGTCCGGGATACATGTCCATGGCATAATGAACAACACCGCCACCTATGAGCCGTTCCTGCCCGAGGTGGTGGGCGCAAAGAGGCGTCTGGTGGTCGGAAAGCTGTCCGGATCCCATGCGGTCGAGGGGAAGCTGGAGGAGATGGGCGTCAAATTCCCTGCGGAGCACATCGACGAGCTGATGGAAGCCGTGAAGAAGATGTCCATCAGCGGGAAGGAGATCACAGACGCGGAACTGATGGCCATCGCCGACGACATAATGTGGAAGAAGTCCACCGAGAGGAAGGAGTGCGTCCTGGACGAGCTGACGGTCATCACCGGCAGGTCCACGACCCCCACGGCCACCGTGACCATAACCAAGGCCGATGGCAGCAAGGTGACCGTCGCCGATACCGGCGTAGGGCCGGTAAACGCGGCCGTCAACGCGATAAGGAAGGCCGTCAACAGCAACATGACGATGGAGGAGTACAAGCTGTCCGCCATAACCGGCGAGAGCGACTCCATGTGTCAGGTCGCGGTGACGATGAAGAACGTCCAGAACGACGGGAACATATCCTTCGGCAGGGCCGTCGGTATGGACATCGTCGAGACGTCCGTGGATGCCACCATGGCGGCCATAAACAGGGATTTCGCCCGCGTGAAACACGATAAGAAGGAATGCTAAATGGGAAAGACAATCGCAGAGAAGATCCTGTCCGAGCATTCGCACACCGATGCGAAGGCCGGACAGATCGTGGTGGCCGACGTCGATTTCGTCATGGTGAACGATGTCACCGGCCCCATAGCTTTCAGGAAATACGACGAGATAAACAACGGCAAGATGTTCAAGGAGAGGATGGTCCTCATCCCCGACCATTACGTCCCTAACAAGGACATCGCATCCGCGGTGCAGGCCAAGGAGATGAGGGACTTCGTGAGGAAACACGACCTCCCCAACTACTTCGAGATCGGGAAGGGCGGCGTCTGCCACCAGCTGATGGTGGAGGAGGGGTTCGCCGCTCCCGGGAGACTCATCGTAGGGGCCGATTCCCACACCTGCACGTACGGTGCCGTCAACGCCCTCTCCACCGGTATCGGCTCCACCGAGGCCGGGGTCGTGTTCGCCACCGGGAAACTGTGGTTCAAGGTCCCCGAGTCCATCAAGGTGGAACTGACCGGAAAGTTCAGGAAACATGTCGGAGGAAAGGACCTGATCCTGAAGATCATCTCCGACATCGGGGTGGACGGGGCCAACTACAAGGCCTTCGAGTTCTGCGGGGAGGGTGTGCACAACATGTCGGTCCCCGACAGGCTCGCCGTGTCCAACATGGCGATCGAGGCCGGCGGGAAGGCGGGCATATTCCCTTGCGACGACAAGACCGAGGAGTACATCAAGGACTTCGTAAGAGGGGACTACACCCCCGTGGAGGCAGATCCCGACGCGCAGTACTGCCGCGTCCTGAAATACGACCTCTCCGAGCTGGAGTCCATGGTCGCGTTCCCGCATCTGCCCAGCAACGGACATGCGGTGAAGGACGTCGACGTGAAGATCGACCAGGCCTACCTCGGCAGCTGTACCAACGGCCGTATCGAGGACATGAGGGTCGCCGCGGAGATAATCAAGGGAAGGAAGGTCGCCGACGGGGTCCGCTTTATCGTCGTCCCCGCTTCCCAGAGGGTCTACAGGGCCATGGTGGACGAAGGTCTGATGGACATATTCCTGGATGCCGGAGCGTTCGTATCAGGTCCCACCTGCGGTGCCTGCCTCGGAGGATACATGGGCATCCTGGCGGCCGGCGAGAGGGCGGTCTCCAGCACCAACAGGAACTTCATCGGGCGCATGGGGGACAAGGCCTCCGAGGTCTACCTCGCAGGTCCTGAGGTGGTGGCGGCATCCGCCATCGCCGGGAAGATAGTCACGCCCGCACAGCTGGAGGGGAACTGAATGGTGTCCAAGACAGTGGAAGGAAAGGTATGGAGGTTCGGCGACGACGTCGATACCGACCAGATCATACCGGCCGAGCGTCTCGTATCCACGAACCTCGACCATCTCAACGACTTCATATTCGAGAAGGTAAGGCCCGGCTTCGGGCCCATGGTAGGGAAGGGCGACATCCTGGTCGCTGGGAAGAACTTCGGGTGCGGCTCCTCCAGGGAGCACGCCCCCCTGTCCCTGATGGAGGCGGGATTCAGCTGCATAGTGGCCGAGTCCTTTGCCCGCATCTTCTACAGGAACTCGATGAACATCGGTCTCCTCCTGGTGGAGTGCAAGACCGATGCGAAGGAGGGTGACGTGGTGAAGGTGAGCATCGGCGACGGGACCGTCACCGACGAGACCTCCGGCGAGCAGTGGACGTTCGAGAAATATCCGCCTTTCATCGCCCAGCTCATCGATGCCGGCGGCATCGTCAACCTGGTCAAGGAGGGGAGATTCTGAAGCACTTCGCCATCGTCCCCGGGGACGGTATCGGACCCGAGGTCGTCAAGGTCGGGACCGACTGCATGGAGGCCCTCTGCGAGATCTCCAGCTTCGATTTCGACGGAGAACTCTTCAACATCGGAGGGCAGAGGTATCTCGAGACCGGGGAGCTCCTCACTGACCAGGACATCTCCGACCTGAAAAAGAAGGATGCGATCTACTTCGGGGCCATCGGGGACCCGAGGATCAAACCCGGGATACTGGAAGGAGGCATCCTCCTCAAGATGAGGGCGGTCTTCGACCAGTACATAAACCTCCGCCCCGTCACCTCCTGGTTCCCGTACGTCCCTCTCAAGAGGGAGGTGCCCTTCGACATCCACTTCCTCAGGGAGAACACCGAGGACTTCTACATGGGTCTCGGGGCGAAGCTCAGGAAGGACAACGGATACAGGGCGGAGATAGGGGTCAAGAGGGAGTCCTACGACATGGGATTCGACATCAAAGCGGAGCCTTCGGAGGACGACGAATACTCCATAGAGGTCGGTCTCCTCTCCAGGAAGGGTGTGACCCGTTTCGCCGACTACGCCTTCAAGTATGCGCAGGCGAGGGGAGAGGACAAGGTCACCCTCGTGGACAAGGCCAATGTCATCACCAACAACTACGGGATGCAGAGGGAGATCTTCCAGCAGAAGGCCGACGAGTACGGGATGAAGCTCGATTTCATGTTCGTCGACGCGATGAGCATGGCCATGATCGTCCGTCCCGAGACCTTCGGCACCGTGGCGGTCCCCAACCTCTTCGGGGACATACTCACCGACCTCGGTGCACAGCTGCAGGGAGGACTCGGAATGGGTGGCAGCGGGAACATCAACCCGCACGGTCTCAGCATGTTCGAGCCCATCCACGGGTCCGCTCCGGACATCGCCGGCCAGGGCAAGGCGAACCCCATCGCCGCGGTCCTCGCCGCCGAGATGCTCCTCGACAACCAGGGATTCCCCGAAGAAGGCAGGATGCTCCATGCGGCCGTGAGGCATTGCCTCGACACCATGCAGGTCACCCCCGACCTCGGCGGCAAGCTGAGGACCGAGGAGGTCGGCAAGGCCATGGTGGACTTCATCCTCAACCAGAAGAAGTGAGGGCCTTGCTGGAACTCGAGCTTCGTTTCCAATATGCCGACGGGAGGACCGCGGAATCGGTCCTCTCCGCCGTATCCCCGGAGAACGGGGGATATGTGGAGGCGAGGCTCGAGGGAAACACCATAATCTACAGGATGTCGGCGGAGAACGCCGGCAGACTCCGCAATACCGCGGACGACCTCATGGCATGCATAAAGGTCGCAGAGGACGCCGCAGGCCTGGTATCGGAAGACTCCTCCGGATCGGAGGAGAGGTCCGGATAAGTACGTACGTAACTTTTTATGCGTACCGATGCGATACGGAAGGAGCGATACAGATGGCCAAGAAGATCCTCATAATCTCTACAAGCCTCAGGAAGGACAGCAACTCGGAGATCCTCGCACACGAGTTCGAGAAAGGGGCCAAGGAGGCCGGGAACGAGGTCGAGTTCGTCTCCCTCAAGGGGAAGAGGATCGCGTTCTGCAACGGATGCGGCATGTGCCAGAAGACGGGTCGCTGCAACATCAGGGACGACGCCAATGCGATCGTCGATAAGATGGCGAGGTCCGAGGTCATCGTGTGGGCCGCCCCCATATACTATTACGAGATGCCGGGGCAGATGAAGACCCTCATAGACCGTGCCAACTGTCTGTTCTGTACAGAGAATGCGATCAGGGAGACCTATGTGCTCATGACGTGTTCCGACGAGAGCCAGACTGCTGTGGACGGACCTCTCAAGGGGGTTTCCGGATGGGTCAGATGCCTTCAGGGCGTAGAGTTGAAGGGGCATGTATGTGCCACATCGACCACCGAACCCAACACCGTCCTCGAATCCCCGGCATTCATGCAGGCATACAACCTCGGTAAGAGCATAGAATGAGATTCATCTGCGAGGTCCGTAGGAGATCTCGGGATTCAGAAGCCAACAGCCGCTGCGTCTGCTCCCGGAACGCATGATGAGTTTCTTCTGCTGAAGTGCCAGCGTGATCCTCTTCACCTTGGACAGCTCTATGCCGGTCCTTTCCGATATGGCGGTCTGGGTTATCCCTCCGTCGCTTTTTATGAGCTCCATGACGGCGTTCTCATCCTCTTCCAGTATCTCGTCCGGTACCTTCTTTCCGCGGGGGAATGTTACTTTGAAATGCTGATGGTCGATTTCGAACCTGGGTTCGAACGATCCGTTCTCCTCGCAGGCGCGGATCATCTTCCTTATCCCGGTCCCGTAGCCTTCCACATATCCCCTTCTTTTGAAAACGGACATCAGTATGGGATTCCTTATGGACGAGTATCCGGACAAGGTCTGTTCCAGACTAAGTTTGTAAGGTGTTCCAGGGGATTCTATCTCGACCCTGTCATCGAACACGCGGACGAATATGGAGAATGAGTCCAGGAAGTAGTCCCTGTGCAGTACGGCATTGACGACGGCCTCCCTGAATGCGATCAGCGGTATCTCGTAGCGGTCGATACGGTGCAGCTGTCTGTCGTCCATCTCGAAATAGCGGAAGATGCGGTTGGCTATGAAATCGGTCGCGCCGTCGATCTGATCGAACAGGTCGTCGGTCAGATCCCTGCTCTCGTCCACGAATATCGCATCGTTCCCATGGAAGCGGATGCAGTGGACGGCCGCATAAGGGAATGGGTTCTCGGTCAGGAGAGCGTATGCGCGGGTGGCCTTGTATCCATGCGGGACGTTTATCAGGATCCCTGCATTTATCAGGGAGTTTATCTCCGCATTCATACCGAATATCCTGTGGCACAGTCTCTCCGACTCTTTTTCCGTCACCTCCATGGAATTCTGTTCCAAGGAGTCGAAGTACATGTTCTCGCCGTTGGCCATGAGGGAACGGATGGTCCCGGAGTCGGCCGGAACCGTGATGGCGTTTATGCGGACATATGTGCCAGCATCTATGTCGCGGCCTTTGAGGTGATAGGGGGTGTTCTTTCCCGGGACGAACTCGGCCACGATGACATTCTTTCCTTCTATGTTCACGATACATACGTCGAACGATATCTGCGGTTCGATGGAGTCGTTCAGGGCCTGTGTGATGGAATCCCTGGTCTTGAACACCTCGTCATCCGGTATCCCTGACACATCGCCCCGGTCGTCGACCCCGAAGAGGATCCTTCCTCCAGAACCGTTGGCGAACGCTATCGCGGTCTTGACATATTTATCGTCCTTGGATGGTTTGGATACCTTGAATTCGAGATTATCGGATTCTCCTTTTGAGATCTCTCTCGAGATCACGGCAGATATGTCGGGGATGTCGAATCCTGCAGTCATGATCCGCATACGCTACACCTTTCTTTATGAACCCATGTACTGCATGCAGTACTGCAAATCGGTTCATTTATTGGTTTATAGTATCACATATGGGGGTTAAAACCATTTGTTTGAACCAATGAACTATAAATGAACTAATTAAGATGTTTGAGGAGGGAGGGTCGATACCCTCCGTCACTCGTCTTTGTCCTCGTCGGAACCGGTGCGGGTCTTGACGGCGATACCCTTCTTCATGGAGAATATCTCGTTCTTGACAAGGAGCATCTTCCCGGTACCGACGGGCCTGTCGTCCTTATCGACGATGATCGCCTCGTCCATCGGCACCAGTTCCTCGTCCACCGCGGTGACG
The nucleotide sequence above comes from Candidatus Methanomethylophilus alvi Mx1201. Encoded proteins:
- a CDS encoding UPF0179 family protein, whose protein sequence is MIQLTLVSEDLAKEENRFIYLGPQLECKGCKVKDICLNLEKGSEYRIKKLRKPTHDCDMIEGLVHVVEVEKVSRKAVVEKKIAMEGSRISFQPSECGQVGCPHFYECNPTGVDAGTKVSIETVGEKAECPIGQSRTLVTIM
- a CDS encoding NAD(P)-dependent glycerol-1-phosphate dehydrogenase, with product MAGEFTKARTMNFPRTTVFGHNVLEQTADICRSLLFGEDGIIITGRNTYEAAGKQVEDLVSEHFNVAPVFTDGCDHDNVEKAKAAAKEMRSTFILAIGGGSKIDTAKLVSNDLGIPFVSIPTSIAHDGICSDRASMKNEEGAPLTIQACPPMAVIADTGVLVKAPYRFLASGCADVISNMTALKDWDFARKIKDEEFSTSAYTMAHYAAESLINNSTLIKPGLEESIWLVLKPVIASGVSMCIAGSSRPTSGSEHMFSHALDLLHPGKALHGEQCGVGCIMMMCLHGGDWKQIRDALKNIGAPTTAAELGLSSDDVVDALVAANKVRKDRFTILGENGLTRNAALNLARTTGVI
- a CDS encoding flavodoxin family protein; its protein translation is MKALILCGSGNREGFTNAMCQGAERALSSDGWDVDVLRPYDMDVRHCNGCLGCRKDGRCVIDDDMGEVYSLFEGADLLILATPIQFSGPSSVLKTVVDRFNPYWYRKGAHPSRCAAMMCGGSESPRFSNTVSILKAFSATVGMEWAGELCLGGTDSGDTAYYERKAGEFTAGISSIRTGTRRPPCPPYQGTGNRDSTGWSCNGRT
- a CDS encoding desulfoferrodoxin family protein, with amino-acid sequence MAGKIEFYKCAKCGEIIEKDYAAGCDCTPVCCGEPMVKLEAQTADPDENKHVPYIEKVDGGVLVKVGKSAAHPMEPDHYIVFIEICADGILMRKYLKPGDKPEAFFKTDAKKVIAWELCNKHGIWTYQ
- a CDS encoding 2-isopropylmalate synthase; translated protein: MFAISPYNQLALSGVGPIKDVKIFDTTLRDGEQAPGIALSPDDKVRIAQALDSLGTDIIEAGFAASSDIEKETLRQIKDLNLNATVCSLARSVHKDIDAVIDSGLDYIHTFIATSDLHMQYKLKMTPEQVKERAVDAVEYAREHGLEVMFSCEDATRSRMDFMKEILLAVQEAGASSVNIPDTVGVIIPKAYGNMIAELHKTLKIPISVHCHNDMGLALANSLAAVENGATIVQGCVNGFGERTGNVALEEVAVNLFANYGVKTYDLSKISETSALIERITGFSMAANKPIVGRNAFAHESGIHVHGIMNNTATYEPFLPEVVGAKRRLVVGKLSGSHAVEGKLEEMGVKFPAEHIDELMEAVKKMSISGKEITDAELMAIADDIMWKKSTERKECVLDELTVITGRSTTPTATVTITKADGSKVTVADTGVGPVNAAVNAIRKAVNSNMTMEEYKLSAITGESDSMCQVAVTMKNVQNDGNISFGRAVGMDIVETSVDATMAAINRDFARVKHDKKEC
- a CDS encoding 3-isopropylmalate dehydratase large subunit, with the protein product MGKTIAEKILSEHSHTDAKAGQIVVADVDFVMVNDVTGPIAFRKYDEINNGKMFKERMVLIPDHYVPNKDIASAVQAKEMRDFVRKHDLPNYFEIGKGGVCHQLMVEEGFAAPGRLIVGADSHTCTYGAVNALSTGIGSTEAGVVFATGKLWFKVPESIKVELTGKFRKHVGGKDLILKIISDIGVDGANYKAFEFCGEGVHNMSVPDRLAVSNMAIEAGGKAGIFPCDDKTEEYIKDFVRGDYTPVEADPDAQYCRVLKYDLSELESMVAFPHLPSNGHAVKDVDVKIDQAYLGSCTNGRIEDMRVAAEIIKGRKVADGVRFIVVPASQRVYRAMVDEGLMDIFLDAGAFVSGPTCGACLGGYMGILAAGERAVSSTNRNFIGRMGDKASEVYLAGPEVVAASAIAGKIVTPAQLEGN
- a CDS encoding LeuD/DmdB family oxidoreductase small subunit, encoding MVSKTVEGKVWRFGDDVDTDQIIPAERLVSTNLDHLNDFIFEKVRPGFGPMVGKGDILVAGKNFGCGSSREHAPLSLMEAGFSCIVAESFARIFYRNSMNIGLLLVECKTDAKEGDVVKVSIGDGTVTDETSGEQWTFEKYPPFIAQLIDAGGIVNLVKEGRF